The following proteins are encoded in a genomic region of uncultured Vibrio sp.:
- a CDS encoding M15 family metallopeptidase: protein MTPSQLTGTTDTHLQSTMVGQKAFWLHPEVAHDLLRMIEAATDAGFKMEIASGFRDFSRQRSIWNGKFSGGLPILDSDSKPLNKSALSDEEKLMAILRWSALPGGSRHHWGCDFDVYARNLLPKGSALQLEPWEYLDGHQNEFYLWLKAHLDKFGFFFPYKEDLGGVAIEPWHISHKAVGQKCCAQLTPELLRSELMKQNQRHNIAGIDSILNNLDKIVSTFIHNITPPPESL from the coding sequence ATGACACCATCGCAACTTACAGGAACCACCGATACTCACCTTCAATCAACGATGGTGGGTCAAAAAGCCTTTTGGCTTCATCCAGAAGTGGCTCATGACCTGCTCAGAATGATTGAGGCTGCAACGGATGCGGGGTTTAAAATGGAGATTGCCAGCGGCTTTCGAGATTTTTCACGTCAACGCTCAATCTGGAACGGAAAGTTTTCTGGTGGGTTGCCAATTCTTGATTCAGATTCAAAGCCACTAAATAAGTCTGCGTTAAGTGATGAAGAGAAGCTAATGGCAATTTTGCGATGGTCTGCTTTACCCGGGGGCAGTCGTCACCACTGGGGGTGCGATTTTGATGTCTATGCTCGTAACTTGTTACCTAAAGGTAGCGCCCTACAACTGGAACCTTGGGAGTATCTCGACGGCCACCAGAATGAGTTCTATCTGTGGTTGAAAGCGCATCTCGATAAGTTTGGTTTTTTCTTCCCTTATAAAGAAGATCTTGGTGGCGTCGCAATTGAGCCATGGCACATTAGTCACAAAGCTGTCGGTCAGAAATGTTGCGCACAGTTAACGCCAGAACTGCTGAGAAGTGAACTGATGAAACAAAATCAGCGGCACAATATTGCGGGAATAGATTCAATACTAAATAATTTAGATAAGATTGTGTCTACGTTTATTCATAACATTACACCACCGCCGGAGTCGCTATGA
- the dapE gene encoding succinyl-diaminopimelate desuccinylase, with product MTDSPVLALAKDLISRQSVTPEDAGCQDLMIERLKALGFEIEVMVFEDTTNFWARRGTEAPLFAFAGHTDVVPAGKLEQWDTHPFEPTIIDGYLHGRGAADMKGSLAAMIVAVERFIEENPDHKGSIGFLITSDEEGPFINGTVRVVEALMERGENIDMCIVGEPSSTEIVGDVVKNGRRGSITGDLTVKGTQGHVAYPHLANNPVHSSLLAIHELATTEWDKGNDYFPPTSFQIPNVSAGTGASNVIPGEFNVQFNLRFSTELNNDTIVQRVTETLDKHALDYELNWTFNGDPFLTDTGALLDAVVAAVNEVNHTKPALLTTGGTSDGRFIARMGGQVVELGPVNATIHKVNECVKVDDLEKLTDMYQNTLKHLLAK from the coding sequence ATGACAGATAGTCCAGTACTGGCTCTTGCGAAAGACCTAATCAGCAGACAATCCGTAACGCCTGAAGACGCGGGCTGCCAGGACTTAATGATCGAGCGACTAAAAGCGCTTGGTTTTGAAATCGAAGTCATGGTGTTTGAAGATACAACCAACTTTTGGGCTCGCCGTGGTACCGAAGCACCGCTATTTGCCTTTGCTGGCCACACTGACGTAGTGCCTGCGGGCAAGCTTGAACAATGGGATACGCATCCATTTGAGCCAACGATAATCGATGGCTACCTGCACGGTCGTGGTGCGGCGGATATGAAAGGTTCTCTGGCAGCAATGATTGTCGCTGTTGAACGCTTTATCGAAGAAAACCCGGACCACAAAGGCTCTATCGGCTTTTTGATTACTTCAGATGAAGAAGGGCCTTTCATCAATGGTACCGTTCGCGTGGTAGAAGCGCTGATGGAACGTGGTGAAAACATAGATATGTGTATCGTTGGTGAGCCTTCAAGTACCGAGATCGTTGGTGATGTCGTAAAAAATGGTCGCCGTGGTTCAATCACAGGTGATCTTACGGTTAAAGGTACTCAGGGACACGTGGCTTACCCACATCTGGCGAATAACCCTGTTCACTCTTCTCTGTTAGCGATTCACGAATTAGCGACAACGGAATGGGATAAAGGCAACGACTACTTCCCGCCAACCAGCTTCCAGATTCCGAACGTGTCGGCAGGTACTGGTGCTTCAAACGTCATTCCGGGCGAGTTCAATGTTCAATTCAACCTGCGTTTTAGCACAGAGCTAAATAACGACACTATTGTTCAAAGAGTGACAGAAACGCTAGACAAGCATGCCCTGGACTATGAGCTGAACTGGACGTTCAACGGTGACCCATTCTTAACCGACACTGGCGCGTTACTGGATGCGGTCGTCGCTGCAGTAAATGAAGTAAACCACACCAAGCCAGCGCTACTGACAACTGGCGGAACTTCGGATGGCCGTTTTATTGCTCGAATGGGTGGACAGGTCGTAGAGCTTGGACCTGTGAATGCTACCATTCATAAGGTGAACGAGTGCGTGAAAGTAGATGACTTAGAAAAGTTAACGGACATGTACCAAAATACGCTCAAGCACTTATTGGCGAAGTAA
- a CDS encoding ArsC family reductase, producing the protein MTITMFGIPNCDTIKKAKKWLEAEDIAYEFHDYRKQGVDETLVTEFCDALGWEIVLNKRGTTYRQLTQEQKDSLNEQNAIKLLVENPAMIKRPILKVNDQLHIGFKADQYTTIFNS; encoded by the coding sequence ATGACGATTACCATGTTCGGTATCCCAAACTGCGACACAATTAAAAAAGCCAAGAAATGGTTAGAAGCGGAAGATATCGCGTATGAGTTTCATGACTACCGTAAACAAGGCGTAGATGAGACATTGGTGACAGAGTTTTGTGATGCTCTAGGCTGGGAAATCGTGCTCAACAAACGTGGTACCACTTACCGCCAATTGACTCAGGAACAGAAAGATTCTCTAAATGAACAAAATGCTATCAAGCTGTTAGTGGAAAACCCAGCGATGATTAAGCGCCCAATTTTAAAAGTGAATGATCAACTCCATATTGGTTTTAAAGCTGATCAATACACAACAATTTTTAACTCATAA
- a CDS encoding helix-turn-helix domain-containing protein, with the protein MELSPVFARRLYLALLVESLERPNVPKLIEQTGWPRRTIQDVLKALPGIGIELIFVQDGRRHNDGYYQLSDWGPFDSQWVLERERDIASSLGFRA; encoded by the coding sequence ATGGAGTTGAGTCCTGTTTTTGCAAGGCGGTTATATTTGGCCTTGTTGGTCGAAAGCCTGGAAAGGCCAAATGTACCAAAATTAATCGAACAAACGGGTTGGCCTCGACGTACAATTCAAGATGTACTCAAGGCTTTACCAGGTATCGGCATCGAGCTCATATTTGTTCAGGATGGTCGACGCCACAATGATGGCTATTACCAACTTTCAGATTGGGGACCTTTTGATAGTCAATGGGTTCTGGAGCGAGAGCGAGATATCGCTAGTAGCCTTGGATTTCGTGCATAA
- a CDS encoding DUF4156 domain-containing protein, with the protein MLRLILVISILMLSGCSSTPLHSHEKHQQVEIRIDGQFDPAQCENLGEVTGSEGHWYSYLFYTNDDMIKGATNDLKNNAMAIGADTVFMVSPQYFVTSFTVLGAAYRCK; encoded by the coding sequence ATGCTTCGCCTCATCCTTGTTATTTCAATCCTCATGCTCTCTGGTTGCTCATCGACGCCTCTTCATTCGCACGAGAAACACCAACAAGTCGAAATACGGATAGATGGCCAGTTTGATCCAGCCCAATGCGAGAACCTCGGTGAAGTAACTGGCAGTGAAGGACATTGGTATAGCTACCTGTTCTATACTAACGATGACATGATCAAAGGCGCGACTAACGACTTAAAAAACAACGCAATGGCTATCGGTGCAGATACGGTATTTATGGTTTCTCCACAGTATTTTGTAACGTCATTCACAGTACTTGGGGCTGCATACCGCTGCAAGTAA
- a CDS encoding DUF2956 domain-containing protein: MKKKNTAVPVPSQETQNEAMSIARATQKPGQTKEQTKLIAQGIEKGIALYKKQQKERSRQADKAKKKQQREKLRQTEEQTQHEPQTTVEPATTKSSTLPWLLLVLSWIGFAATMFIRG, translated from the coding sequence ATGAAAAAGAAAAATACAGCAGTTCCCGTCCCTTCCCAAGAAACACAGAATGAAGCAATGAGCATTGCCAGAGCCACACAGAAGCCAGGGCAAACGAAGGAACAAACCAAACTGATTGCGCAAGGTATCGAGAAAGGTATCGCACTATATAAAAAGCAACAGAAAGAACGAAGCCGACAAGCAGACAAAGCAAAAAAGAAACAACAAAGAGAGAAACTGCGCCAGACTGAAGAGCAGACGCAACACGAACCTCAAACGACCGTAGAACCCGCGACGACAAAATCATCCACGCTACCATGGCTACTACTGGTTCTTAGCTGGATTGGTTTCGCCGCCACCATGTTCATAAGGGGATAA
- a CDS encoding DUF2919 domain-containing protein: protein MRYTLDQYDAHGFLKAPIFVWLGWMFLARSWVVFAMAGVSRESGSKLLSIVYPDSSTLYLGLSMGIPSLLLMWLMGLRQPDRKWVNKITSYGREVTLILCAIQLAQTLYHVYLEHGVFNWANAVTITLLAWFMIYFLNGRWVKDCFNVPYFEHNREQSSNN from the coding sequence GTGCGCTACACATTGGATCAATATGACGCTCATGGATTTTTGAAAGCGCCGATTTTTGTTTGGTTAGGGTGGATGTTTCTTGCCCGCTCTTGGGTGGTGTTTGCCATGGCAGGTGTCAGCCGGGAGAGTGGCAGTAAACTGCTGTCGATTGTCTATCCAGACTCGAGCACACTATATTTAGGATTATCGATGGGTATTCCCAGTCTGTTATTGATGTGGTTGATGGGTTTACGTCAACCTGATCGAAAATGGGTGAATAAAATAACGAGTTATGGCCGCGAGGTGACTTTGATCTTGTGCGCTATTCAACTTGCTCAGACTCTGTATCATGTGTATCTCGAGCATGGTGTATTCAATTGGGCAAACGCGGTGACCATCACCTTACTCGCTTGGTTTATGATCTACTTTCTGAATGGAAGGTGGGTGAAAGATTGTTTTAATGTGCCTTATTTTGAGCATAATAGAGAACAGTCTTCAAATAATTAA
- a CDS encoding Dyp-type peroxidase — translation MLQAQTAIVPEAGPFALFTQLKVNQNRDHVLAKLKALPKLVEELNNSQPGADLTLSIAFTKSFWQYLNVDAPEELIDFPQLGEGDTVAPASDVDVLIHCHSTRHDLHFYVLRKFLTETVEDVTVVDETYSYRYLDARDMTDFIDGTENPEGEARAEVALIKEGPFAGGSYVMAQRFEHNLPAWNRLNVKAQEKVIGRTKPDSIELDDVPAASHVGRVDIKEEGKGLKIVRHSLPYGTVTGAHGLLFICYCHTLHNIKAMLESMYGVTDGKTDQLLRFTKAVTGAYFFAPSQAMLAELTIK, via the coding sequence ATGTTACAAGCTCAAACGGCTATCGTGCCAGAAGCAGGACCATTTGCACTGTTCACTCAACTCAAAGTAAACCAAAACCGTGACCACGTATTGGCGAAACTTAAAGCGCTTCCAAAGCTGGTTGAGGAGCTAAATAACAGCCAACCAGGCGCTGATCTCACACTGTCCATCGCATTCACTAAATCATTTTGGCAATACTTAAATGTTGATGCACCTGAAGAATTAATTGACTTCCCACAACTGGGGGAAGGCGATACTGTAGCTCCAGCAAGCGATGTCGATGTACTCATCCACTGCCATTCCACTCGTCACGATTTACATTTTTACGTACTGCGTAAGTTCCTGACAGAGACTGTAGAAGATGTCACCGTTGTTGATGAAACGTATAGCTACCGTTATCTGGATGCCCGAGATATGACCGATTTTATCGACGGAACAGAGAACCCAGAAGGTGAAGCACGCGCAGAGGTTGCCTTGATTAAAGAAGGTCCGTTTGCGGGAGGGAGCTATGTGATGGCTCAGCGTTTTGAGCATAACCTTCCTGCTTGGAACCGTTTGAACGTAAAAGCGCAAGAGAAAGTGATTGGGCGTACAAAGCCAGACTCGATTGAGTTGGATGATGTACCAGCAGCGTCTCACGTTGGTCGTGTAGATATTAAAGAAGAAGGCAAAGGCTTGAAGATTGTTCGTCACAGTTTACCATACGGCACCGTGACGGGGGCTCATGGCCTGTTGTTTATCTGCTACTGTCATACTCTGCATAACATCAAAGCGATGCTGGAGAGCATGTACGGCGTTACTGATGGCAAAACTGACCAGCTTCTACGCTTTACTAAAGCAGTGACTGGTGCGTACTTCTTCGCTCCGTCTCAGGCTATGCTGGCGGAACTTACTATCAAATAA
- a CDS encoding flagellin has protein sequence MAITVNTNISALVAQRHLTNATDMLNQSMERLSSGKRINSAKDDAAGLQISNRLQAQMRGLDVAVRNANDGVSIMQTAEGAMNEVSNIMQRMRDLSLQSANGSNSNAERNALQEEVSALNDELNRIAETTSFGGRKLLNGTFGKSAFQIGSASGEAVQIELKSMRTDGLDMGGFSYLSQGRAGTDWKVKGDVNELTMSFINRSGETEQIQINARAGDDIETLATYINGQTDKVSASVNEKGQLQLFMAGKETSGTISFSGKLANELGMGQNKYQAVDNIDVSSVGGAQQAVAILDTAMKYVDSHRAELGAYQNRFNHAINNLDNIHENLSASNSRILDTDYAKETTQMVKQQILQQVSTSILAQAKQAPNLVLSLLG, from the coding sequence GTGGCTATCACCGTTAATACCAATATTTCAGCTCTGGTTGCTCAGCGTCATTTAACCAACGCAACTGACATGTTGAACCAGTCTATGGAGCGTTTGTCTTCAGGAAAGCGTATTAACAGCGCCAAAGATGATGCCGCAGGTTTGCAGATTTCTAATCGCTTGCAAGCACAGATGCGTGGCTTAGATGTTGCGGTTCGCAATGCGAATGATGGTGTGTCGATTATGCAGACCGCAGAAGGCGCAATGAATGAAGTCAGCAACATTATGCAGCGTATGCGTGATCTCTCCTTACAGTCGGCCAATGGTTCAAACAGCAATGCAGAGCGAAATGCTCTGCAAGAAGAGGTCAGTGCGCTGAATGATGAGTTGAACCGTATTGCTGAAACTACCTCGTTTGGCGGGCGGAAATTGCTTAATGGTACCTTCGGTAAATCAGCCTTTCAGATCGGCTCGGCGTCAGGAGAGGCGGTACAAATCGAGTTAAAGTCCATGCGCACTGATGGGTTAGATATGGGTGGGTTCAGTTACCTTTCGCAAGGCAGAGCTGGGACCGATTGGAAAGTTAAGGGTGATGTAAACGAACTTACCATGTCTTTTATTAACCGCTCAGGTGAAACGGAACAAATCCAAATTAACGCTAGAGCCGGTGACGATATTGAAACCTTAGCCACCTACATCAATGGCCAAACCGACAAAGTATCCGCTTCCGTCAATGAAAAAGGTCAATTGCAGCTTTTCATGGCTGGCAAAGAAACATCAGGTACGATTTCGTTTTCTGGCAAACTGGCCAACGAGTTAGGTATGGGTCAGAACAAATATCAAGCGGTCGATAACATCGATGTCTCCAGCGTTGGTGGGGCGCAGCAAGCGGTGGCGATTCTGGATACGGCGATGAAATATGTAGATAGTCACCGTGCCGAGCTCGGTGCTTATCAAAATCGTTTTAATCATGCGATAAACAACTTAGACAATATTCATGAGAATCTCTCTGCTTCTAATAGTCGAATCTTAGACACAGACTATGCCAAAGAAACCACGCAGATGGTCAAACAGCAGATCTTGCAACAGGTCAGTACCTCTATTCTCGCCCAAGCGAAACAAGCGCCAAATCTTGTTTTGTCTTTACTGGGCTAA
- a CDS encoding flagellin, translated as MAVTVNTNVSAMTAQRYLNNANSSQQASMERLSSGFKINSAKDDAAGLQISNRLNVQSRGLDVAVRNANDGISVAQTAEGAMNETTNILQRMRDLSLQSSNGSNSKAERVAIQEEVTALNDELNRIAETTSFGGNKLLNGTYGTKSFQIGADNGEAVMLELKDMRSDNSMMGGLSYQAENGKSKDWNVSADKSDMKISLTDSFGQEQEISINAKAGDDIEELATYINGQTDLVKASVNEDGKLQVFAGNNKVDGELSFSGGLSGELGLGEGNKVTVDSIDVTSVGGAQESVAIIDAALKYVDSHRAELGAFQNRFDHAINNLDNINENVNASKSRIKDTDFAKETTQMTKSQILSQASSSILAQAKQAPNSALSLLG; from the coding sequence ATGGCAGTGACTGTAAACACAAACGTATCAGCGATGACCGCTCAGCGTTACCTAAACAATGCAAACTCATCTCAACAAGCGTCTATGGAGCGTCTGTCTTCAGGCTTTAAGATCAATAGCGCAAAAGATGATGCTGCTGGCTTGCAAATCTCGAACCGTTTGAATGTACAAAGCCGTGGTCTGGATGTGGCTGTTCGCAACGCGAATGACGGTATTTCCGTTGCACAAACTGCTGAAGGAGCGATGAACGAGACAACCAATATTCTGCAACGTATGCGTGACCTTTCGCTTCAGTCTTCGAACGGTTCTAACTCAAAAGCAGAACGTGTTGCGATTCAGGAAGAAGTGACTGCGCTGAACGACGAGCTGAATCGTATTGCAGAAACCACCTCTTTTGGCGGTAACAAGCTTCTTAACGGCACGTATGGCACCAAATCATTCCAAATTGGCGCAGATAATGGTGAAGCAGTGATGCTTGAGCTGAAAGATATGCGTTCTGACAACAGTATGATGGGTGGTCTTAGCTACCAAGCTGAAAATGGCAAAAGTAAAGACTGGAATGTGTCTGCGGATAAATCAGACATGAAAATCAGTCTGACAGACAGCTTTGGTCAAGAGCAAGAAATCTCGATTAATGCAAAAGCTGGCGATGATATTGAAGAGCTGGCAACCTACATCAACGGTCAGACTGACTTGGTAAAAGCATCAGTCAATGAAGATGGCAAGTTACAAGTCTTTGCTGGTAACAACAAAGTGGATGGTGAGCTGTCATTCTCTGGTGGCCTATCTGGTGAATTAGGCCTGGGTGAAGGTAATAAAGTAACGGTTGATTCTATTGATGTAACGTCAGTGGGCGGAGCGCAAGAATCAGTAGCTATCATTGATGCCGCTCTGAAATACGTAGACAGCCATCGCGCAGAGTTAGGTGCATTCCAAAACCGTTTCGACCATGCAATCAACAACTTGGATAACATTAACGAGAACGTGAATGCGTCGAAGAGCCGTATTAAAGATACCGACTTCGCCAAAGAAACGACACAAATGACCAAGTCTCAAATTCTATCGCAAGCGTCAAGTTCAATCCTTGCGCAAGCGAAACAAGCGCCGAACTCAGCGCTAAGTCTGCTAGGTTAA
- a CDS encoding flagellin: MAINVNTNVSAMTAQRYLNQAADGQQKSMERLSSGYKINSAKDDAAGLQISNRLNAQSRGLDMAVKNANDGISVAQVAEGAMDESTNILQRMRDLSLQSSNGSNSKAERVAIQEEVTALNDELNRIAETTSFGGNKLLNGTYGTQSFQIGADSGEAVMLSLDSLRSDTSAMGGKSYAAEEGKDASWAVGEKTKLQMNYTNAQGEEQKLTINAKQGDDLEQLATYINGQSDDVKASVGEDGKLQVFASSQKVTGDVEFSGNLAGEIGFGDAKDVTVQDIDVTSVAGSQEAVAVIDGALKSVDSQRASLGAFQNRFNHAISNLDNINENVNASKSRIKDTDYAKETTAMTKSQILQQASTSILAQAKQSPSAALSLLG, translated from the coding sequence ATGGCGATTAACGTTAATACCAACGTTTCTGCAATGACCGCACAGCGTTACCTGAATCAGGCCGCGGATGGTCAACAAAAATCAATGGAGCGCTTGTCTTCGGGTTATAAAATCAATAGCGCGAAAGACGATGCGGCGGGTCTACAGATTTCAAACCGTTTGAATGCACAAAGTCGTGGCCTGGACATGGCGGTGAAAAACGCTAACGACGGTATTTCTGTTGCGCAGGTTGCTGAAGGTGCAATGGATGAATCTACCAATATTCTGCAGCGAATGCGTGACCTTTCACTTCAGTCTTCGAACGGTTCTAACTCAAAAGCAGAACGTGTAGCGATTCAGGAAGAAGTGACCGCACTAAACGACGAACTAAACCGTATTGCGGAAACCACCTCTTTTGGTGGTAACAAGTTACTTAACGGTACTTACGGTACTCAATCTTTCCAAATCGGAGCGGACTCAGGTGAAGCCGTGATGCTTTCTCTGGATAGCCTGCGTTCGGACACTTCTGCTATGGGTGGTAAGAGCTACGCCGCAGAAGAAGGTAAAGATGCATCCTGGGCAGTAGGTGAAAAAACTAAGCTTCAAATGAATTACACCAACGCGCAAGGTGAAGAGCAAAAGCTGACCATCAATGCAAAACAAGGTGATGATCTTGAGCAACTAGCCACTTATATCAACGGTCAAAGCGATGACGTAAAAGCATCAGTTGGCGAAGATGGTAAGCTGCAAGTGTTTGCTTCGTCCCAGAAAGTGACTGGCGACGTTGAATTCTCTGGCAACCTGGCTGGTGAAATTGGTTTCGGAGACGCAAAAGACGTCACGGTTCAAGACATCGATGTTACTTCAGTCGCGGGCTCTCAAGAAGCCGTAGCTGTTATCGATGGTGCACTTAAGTCAGTGGACAGCCAGCGTGCGTCACTTGGTGCGTTCCAAAATCGTTTCAACCATGCGATCAGTAACTTAGATAACATTAATGAAAACGTTAATGCATCTAAGAGCCGTATCAAAGATACCGACTACGCGAAGGAAACAACGGCAATGACGAAGTCACAAATCCTTCAGCAAGCGAGTACTTCAATCCTGGCACAGGCGAAGCAGTCACCATCTGCAGCGCTAAGCTTGTTGGGCTAA
- the flaG gene encoding flagellar protein FlaG, which produces MEISSYTSNIQSYGAEDGTKVASRNGYGIGMPDPASSVGDISQLQQKDTEHELSVQAVIQMTESRQELNREEREKMVAQMNEFVASINKGVAFRVDEESGRDVVTIYEANTGDVIRQIPDEDMLVVLRRLAEHTANSGLLVEKV; this is translated from the coding sequence ATGGAAATATCCTCCTACACATCGAACATCCAGTCTTACGGTGCAGAGGATGGCACTAAAGTTGCTAGTAGAAATGGCTATGGCATAGGTATGCCGGACCCAGCAAGTTCCGTCGGTGATATTTCTCAGTTACAACAGAAAGACACCGAGCACGAACTCTCTGTTCAAGCTGTGATACAAATGACGGAAAGCCGTCAGGAGCTGAACAGAGAAGAACGTGAAAAAATGGTCGCACAAATGAATGAGTTTGTGGCATCCATAAACAAAGGAGTGGCGTTTCGCGTGGATGAGGAATCTGGCAGAGACGTTGTGACGATTTACGAAGCCAATACTGGTGACGTGATTCGTCAAATTCCTGATGAAGACATGCTGGTTGTTTTGCGTCGCCTAGCTGAGCACACAGCTAACAGCGGTTTGTTAGTTGAAAAAGTGTAA
- the fliD gene encoding flagellar filament capping protein FliD, producing MSLGPLGMSGGMDINAMVSKIVDAERVPKQQSINNKRTTIDASISAYGRLRESLDTMKNLMVNFRQEKAFAARTVDTTDDKIVSATATTDAIAGKYAIDVLQLAQSHKVASDVLPEDAKFGPGKLHISLGEDSFNISVRSRSKLVDVVRSINSAKDNNGVRASVINDADGPRLILASNHSGKEQQITVTVDAEQGNPLNKFAYQTLEERVRALEEARAAAEEVLGPLPAQEPPIKPVLLDESGNPLPPEMQSSEGGLDTKQNRVLSEPVSAAGDAAAKAGQAALDKAQQRASWRPEDRIPGWTETASGTLLDSYQEPELELDEKAIEKAPDVPGWSNAASGTLTDSYVTTKEAKLQLDQEKAQIEQKIADEKQELDERVQRGELTEEQAKQIQRSKLDPEERERLKKIDAAEAKIAHAQSMFEGYSGMTEVQAGQDSVVLLDGVAKLSSHNNVIEDAIEGVDLTLKGKSEPNQKPAEIGVEYDRQGVRSDIENFVAAYNSFYQTSQALASVDPLTGQKGPLSGDSTVRSADARLKSVFSSQIDKAPENLKSLTEFGITTTRQGTLEINYDMLDRQLNNNFNELETFFGGNTGFAKRIEDAIHGITGITGSIRTREKSLTEQNYRLSDDQAALDRRMESLEKRTHAKFSAMQDATGKMQGQLGALMSALG from the coding sequence ATGAGTTTAGGCCCGTTGGGGATGTCTGGTGGCATGGATATCAACGCCATGGTCAGCAAAATTGTCGATGCCGAGCGTGTACCAAAACAGCAGAGCATTAACAATAAACGCACGACGATAGATGCCAGTATCAGCGCTTATGGGCGACTCAGAGAATCGTTGGATACGATGAAAAACCTTATGGTGAACTTCCGTCAGGAGAAGGCTTTTGCTGCTCGGACGGTTGATACCACGGACGATAAGATCGTATCTGCCACCGCAACGACCGATGCGATAGCTGGTAAGTATGCTATCGATGTGTTGCAGCTTGCACAAAGCCATAAAGTTGCGTCTGATGTTTTACCAGAAGACGCAAAATTTGGCCCGGGTAAGCTGCATATTTCGCTTGGTGAAGACAGTTTTAACATCAGTGTCCGTTCAAGATCTAAGCTTGTTGATGTCGTACGTAGCATCAATAGTGCGAAAGACAATAATGGCGTCCGTGCCTCTGTTATCAATGATGCTGATGGTCCACGCCTTATCCTTGCCTCTAACCACTCCGGTAAGGAACAACAAATTACTGTCACAGTGGACGCCGAACAAGGCAACCCACTAAACAAATTTGCTTACCAAACACTTGAAGAGCGAGTACGAGCTTTGGAAGAAGCACGCGCTGCAGCCGAAGAAGTGTTAGGGCCTTTGCCGGCTCAAGAACCACCAATTAAACCTGTTTTACTGGATGAAAGCGGCAACCCTCTACCTCCTGAAATGCAATCCTCTGAAGGTGGATTAGATACTAAACAGAACAGAGTATTGAGTGAGCCTGTTTCTGCTGCTGGCGATGCTGCAGCGAAAGCGGGTCAAGCTGCGCTCGATAAAGCACAACAACGCGCAAGCTGGCGTCCTGAAGATCGTATTCCTGGTTGGACAGAAACCGCTTCAGGTACCTTACTTGATTCTTACCAAGAACCAGAACTGGAGTTGGATGAAAAAGCGATTGAAAAAGCGCCTGATGTTCCGGGTTGGAGCAATGCTGCATCTGGCACGCTGACTGACTCTTACGTCACCACCAAAGAAGCAAAGCTACAGCTGGATCAAGAAAAAGCACAAATCGAGCAGAAAATTGCCGATGAAAAACAGGAGCTTGATGAAAGAGTACAGCGTGGTGAACTGACAGAAGAGCAAGCAAAGCAAATCCAGCGTTCTAAACTCGATCCTGAAGAGCGTGAGCGACTGAAAAAAATAGACGCTGCCGAAGCGAAAATCGCTCATGCCCAATCAATGTTTGAAGGCTATAGTGGCATGACCGAAGTTCAGGCCGGTCAGGACTCCGTCGTATTACTAGATGGCGTCGCGAAACTTTCGAGTCATAACAACGTCATTGAAGACGCTATAGAGGGCGTAGACCTCACATTGAAAGGGAAGTCCGAGCCTAATCAAAAGCCAGCTGAAATAGGCGTTGAATATGACCGTCAGGGTGTGCGCAGCGATATAGAAAACTTTGTTGCGGCTTACAACTCGTTCTATCAAACCTCCCAGGCATTGGCGAGCGTCGACCCACTGACCGGGCAAAAAGGTCCGTTATCCGGAGACAGCACAGTACGAAGCGCCGACGCCAGACTTAAATCGGTGTTCTCCTCCCAAATTGACAAAGCGCCAGAAAATCTCAAGTCACTCACAGAGTTTGGTATCACGACGACTCGTCAGGGGACGCTAGAAATCAACTACGACATGCTAGATCGTCAGTTGAACAATAACTTCAATGAACTGGAAACGTTCTTTGGCGGTAACACTGGCTTTGCGAAACGTATCGAAGATGCCATTCACGGCATTACTGGTATTACCGGTAGCATTCGTACCCGAGAGAAGAGCCTTACAGAACAGAATTATCGTTTGAGTGATGATCAAGCCGCCCTCGATCGTCGCATGGAGAGCTTAGAAAAACGGACCCATGCCAAATTTTCCGCTATGCAAGATGCAACGGGTAAGATGCAAGGTCAGTTAGGTGCTTTAATGAGTGCTCTGGGTTAA